A region of Paraburkholderia largidicola DNA encodes the following proteins:
- a CDS encoding NUDIX hydrolase: MKPETWAPHVTVAAVVERDGRFLLVEEHTPAGLRLNQPAGHLEAGETLTQAVIRETLEETAQSFAPAALVGVYMTHFSRPDTVDGPQDGVTYLRFTYCGSTDGEPSEARALDPDIVRTVWMSADELRACPERHRTPLVMQCIDDYLAGRRFPLDFVQTHSVGPSR; the protein is encoded by the coding sequence ATGAAACCGGAAACCTGGGCTCCGCATGTCACGGTGGCGGCTGTCGTCGAACGCGATGGGCGCTTCCTGCTGGTCGAAGAACATACGCCCGCCGGGCTGCGTCTGAACCAGCCCGCCGGCCATCTGGAAGCAGGCGAGACGCTGACGCAGGCCGTCATCCGCGAAACGCTCGAAGAGACGGCGCAGTCATTCGCGCCCGCAGCGCTGGTTGGCGTCTATATGACGCATTTCAGCCGGCCCGACACCGTGGATGGTCCGCAAGACGGCGTCACGTATCTGCGCTTCACGTATTGCGGCTCGACGGACGGCGAACCTTCAGAGGCCCGTGCGCTCGATCCCGATATCGTGCGCACCGTCTGGATGAGCGCCGACGAACTGCGCGCGTGCCCCGAGCGGCATCGCACGCCGCTCGTGATGCAATGTATCGACGACTACCTCGCCGGCCGGCGTTTCCCGCTCGACTTCGTGCAAACGCATTCGGTCGGGCCCTCCCGATAG
- a CDS encoding Re/Si-specific NAD(P)(+) transhydrogenase subunit alpha: MHIGVPAETRPYETRVAATPETVKKYVSQGHRVTVQSGAGTAASYLDDAYAAAGAELVDAPTAFGAEIVLKVQSPTDSELPLLKRGAVLVGMLEPFNVENASKLAAAGITAFALEAAPRTTRAQSLDVLSSQANIAGYKAVLLAADLYPRFMPMLMTAAGTVKAARVLILGAGVAGLQAIATAKRLGAVIEASDVRPAVKEQIESLGGKFLDVPYETDEEREAAEGVGGYARPMPPSWLTRQSALVHERAKQADIVISTALIPGRPAPTLISVETVQAMKPGTVLIDLAAGRGPEYEGQRGGNCPLTEADKVVVKHGVTIAGYTNLASMVASDASALYARNLLDFMKLIVTKEGALNIDLADDIVAATLVARDGEVTRKA; this comes from the coding sequence ATGCACATCGGAGTGCCAGCCGAGACGCGGCCGTACGAAACACGCGTCGCCGCGACGCCCGAGACGGTCAAGAAGTACGTGTCGCAGGGCCACAGGGTTACCGTACAGAGCGGCGCAGGAACGGCCGCGAGCTATCTGGACGACGCGTACGCAGCTGCGGGCGCAGAACTCGTCGATGCGCCGACCGCGTTCGGCGCAGAGATCGTTCTCAAGGTTCAAAGCCCCACCGATTCAGAACTCCCGCTTCTTAAACGCGGTGCGGTGCTGGTCGGCATGCTGGAGCCGTTTAATGTCGAGAACGCATCAAAGCTTGCAGCCGCGGGAATAACTGCGTTCGCGCTCGAAGCCGCGCCGCGCACCACACGTGCGCAAAGCCTCGACGTACTGTCGTCTCAAGCCAACATTGCGGGCTACAAAGCGGTGTTGCTCGCCGCCGATCTTTACCCGCGCTTCATGCCGATGCTGATGACGGCGGCAGGCACCGTGAAAGCCGCGCGCGTGCTGATTCTCGGCGCGGGCGTCGCAGGCCTGCAGGCGATCGCGACCGCGAAGCGCCTTGGCGCCGTGATCGAAGCGTCGGACGTGCGTCCTGCCGTGAAGGAGCAGATCGAATCGCTCGGCGGCAAATTTCTCGACGTGCCTTACGAAACCGATGAGGAACGCGAAGCGGCCGAAGGCGTCGGCGGCTACGCCCGGCCGATGCCGCCGTCGTGGCTCACTCGCCAGTCGGCGCTGGTTCACGAGCGGGCGAAGCAGGCCGATATCGTGATCTCCACCGCGCTGATTCCTGGGCGCCCCGCGCCGACGCTGATCTCCGTCGAAACCGTGCAGGCCATGAAACCGGGTACGGTTCTCATCGACCTTGCCGCGGGACGCGGGCCCGAATACGAAGGCCAGCGGGGCGGCAACTGCCCGCTGACGGAGGCCGACAAGGTCGTCGTCAAGCATGGCGTGACGATCGCGGGGTATACGAACCTCGCGTCGATGGTCGCGTCGGACGCCTCGGCACTGTACGCCCGCAATCTGCTCGACTTCATGAAGCTGATCGTCACGAAGGAAGGCGCACTCAATATCGATCTCGCGGACGACATCGTCGCGGCCACGCTGGTGGCGCGCGACGGCGAAGTCACGCGCAAGGCATAG
- a CDS encoding NAD(P)(+) transhydrogenase (Re/Si-specific) subunit beta, with product MSLNVVTLLYLIASVCFIQALKGLSNPKTARTGNMFGMVGMAIAILTTVALIAKQAAALGSNLSLGLSLVFVALVVGGAIGAFVAARVEMTKMPELVAAMHSLIGMAAVCIAYAVVSEPAAFGLGSEEGIPGFLPYGNRIELFIGTFVGAITFSGSVIAFGKLSGKYKFRLFQGAPVVYAGQHLINLLLALAMIGFGVIFFLTQSWLPFIIMTLIAFALGVLIIIPIGGADMPVVVSMLNSYSGWAAAGIGFSLNNAMLIIAGSLVGSSGAILSYIMCKAMNRSFFNVILGGFGGEAGAATAGGSAEQRPVKSGSAEDASFMLGNAETVVIVPGYGLAVARAQHALKELTDLLIEKGVDVKYAIHPVAGRMPGHMNVLLAEAEVPYEIVHEMEDINGEFGQVDVVLVLGANDVVNPAAKTDPKSPIAGMPIIEAYKARTVIVNKRSMAAGYAGLDNDLFYMDKTMMVFGDAKKVIEDMVKSVD from the coding sequence ATGAGTCTGAACGTCGTTACGCTCCTTTATCTGATCGCCTCCGTCTGTTTCATCCAGGCGCTCAAGGGCTTGTCGAATCCGAAGACCGCGCGCACGGGCAACATGTTCGGCATGGTCGGCATGGCGATCGCGATTCTCACGACCGTTGCGCTGATCGCCAAGCAGGCGGCCGCGCTCGGCTCGAATCTGTCGCTGGGTCTGTCGCTGGTGTTCGTCGCGCTGGTGGTGGGCGGCGCGATCGGCGCGTTCGTTGCCGCGCGCGTCGAGATGACGAAGATGCCGGAACTGGTCGCGGCGATGCACTCGCTGATCGGTATGGCGGCCGTGTGTATCGCGTATGCGGTGGTGTCGGAGCCGGCTGCGTTCGGTCTCGGCTCCGAGGAAGGCATTCCGGGCTTCCTGCCGTATGGCAACCGGATCGAGCTGTTTATCGGCACGTTCGTCGGCGCGATTACGTTTAGCGGTTCGGTGATTGCATTCGGCAAGCTGTCGGGCAAATACAAGTTCCGGCTCTTCCAGGGCGCGCCTGTCGTCTATGCGGGTCAGCATCTGATCAACCTGCTGCTCGCGCTGGCGATGATCGGCTTCGGCGTGATCTTCTTCCTCACGCAATCGTGGCTGCCGTTCATCATCATGACGCTGATCGCGTTCGCGCTCGGCGTGCTGATCATCATCCCGATCGGCGGGGCGGACATGCCCGTCGTCGTGTCGATGCTGAACTCGTACTCGGGCTGGGCGGCGGCGGGCATTGGCTTCTCGCTGAACAACGCGATGCTGATCATTGCCGGGTCGCTGGTGGGTTCTTCGGGTGCAATTCTGTCGTACATCATGTGCAAGGCGATGAACCGCTCGTTCTTCAACGTGATCCTGGGCGGCTTCGGCGGCGAAGCGGGCGCGGCGACGGCGGGCGGGTCGGCTGAGCAGCGGCCTGTGAAGTCGGGGTCGGCGGAAGATGCGTCGTTCATGCTCGGCAATGCCGAGACCGTTGTGATCGTGCCGGGTTATGGTCTTGCTGTGGCGCGTGCTCAACATGCGCTGAAGGAACTGACCGATCTGCTGATCGAGAAGGGCGTGGACGTGAAGTATGCGATTCACCCTGTTGCGGGGCGTATGCCTGGGCATATGAACGTGCTGCTGGCTGAAGCTGAAGTGCCGTATGAGATCGTTCACGAGATGGAGGACATCAACGGCGAGTTCGGTCAGGTCGATGTGGTTCTTGTGCTCGGCGCGAATGACGTCGTTAATCCTGCGGCCAAGACCGATCCCAAGTCGCCGATTGCGGGTATGCCCATTATTGAGGCCTATAAGGCCCGGACTGTCATCGTGAATAAACGCTCGATGGCGGCGGGGTATGCCGGGCTCGATAATGATCTGTTCTATATGGACAAGACCATGATGGTGTTTGGCGATGCCAAGAAGGTGATTGAGGATATGGTCAAGTCTGTCGATTGA
- a CDS encoding NAD(P) transhydrogenase subunit alpha: protein MEVINHTVINLIIFVLAIYVGYHVVWNVTPALHTPLMAVTNAISAIVIVGAMLAAGLTVGGTGKFFGTIAVALAAVNVFGGFLVTRRMLEMFKKKEPKKIAGPKEGA from the coding sequence ATGGAAGTCATCAACCATACCGTGATCAACCTGATCATTTTCGTGCTGGCGATCTACGTCGGCTACCACGTCGTCTGGAACGTGACGCCGGCGCTGCATACGCCGCTGATGGCCGTGACCAACGCGATTTCGGCGATTGTCATCGTCGGCGCGATGCTCGCGGCTGGCCTCACGGTCGGCGGCACGGGCAAGTTCTTCGGCACGATTGCCGTTGCGCTTGCCGCGGTGAACGTGTTCGGCGGGTTCCTCGTGACCAGGCGAATGCTGGAGATGTTCAAGAAGAAAGAGCCGAAGAAGATTGCTGGGCCCAAGGAGGGTGCATAA